One window of Dyadobacter sandarakinus genomic DNA carries:
- a CDS encoding NADH-quinone oxidoreductase subunit N, translating to MDINEQLIHIRQSLAGILPEIFLAVLFCVFLLAELLFLNKAKEQKSSYLQNIALAGSLIALLLVLTQWNTEPSYRFHPMLFLDRQAVFFKLLIISSWIFTLIHVRILKYDFPPEFHALLIAVVAGLNLLSMSTHLLSIYLSLELVSITSYLLVALSPYKKAAEGGIKYLLFGTASSAVMLYGVSYLYGLTGTMDITSDAMARGLVTNPELVVTVVIVLTLGGLLFKLSLVPFHVWTPDVYESAPTPLVSFLSVAPKAAVILVLMRLAGVFPEVYFPILGGIALISMTFGNVAALWQTNARRLLAYSSIAQAGYLLVGIAAYSRFGFEAAVFYTTAYLVINLAAFFLIDLLHPRDTTRLEHYEGLGKTSVWISGILTVTMIALAGLPPTVGFSSKLFIFSSLWDSYREQQFPWMLWLLVGGILNAAVSLAYYLRLPYLLFFKEAAAYNPAEQRFSGKVVAGMLLLLITLLFFNPEWLMTWISSF from the coding sequence TTGGACATAAACGAGCAGCTGATACACATCCGGCAAAGCCTTGCCGGGATTTTACCGGAAATTTTCCTTGCCGTTTTGTTCTGCGTTTTTCTGCTTGCAGAGCTTCTTTTTTTGAATAAGGCAAAAGAACAAAAAAGCTCATACTTGCAAAACATTGCGCTGGCAGGAAGCCTCATTGCCCTCCTGCTGGTGCTCACCCAGTGGAACACCGAGCCCTCTTATCGTTTTCACCCCATGCTGTTTCTCGACCGGCAGGCGGTGTTTTTCAAACTGCTGATCATCAGTTCCTGGATTTTCACGCTGATCCATGTACGCATTCTGAAATATGATTTTCCTCCTGAATTTCATGCCCTGCTGATTGCGGTGGTAGCCGGCCTCAACCTGCTGAGTATGTCTACCCACCTGCTGAGCATTTACCTTTCTCTTGAACTTGTTTCCATTACCTCCTACCTGCTTGTCGCCCTTTCTCCCTACAAAAAAGCCGCCGAAGGAGGTATCAAATACCTGCTTTTCGGTACAGCGAGCTCGGCCGTGATGCTGTATGGCGTTTCGTACCTGTACGGACTTACCGGCACGATGGACATTACCAGCGATGCTATGGCGCGCGGCCTTGTCACAAATCCTGAGCTCGTAGTGACCGTAGTGATCGTACTTACGCTCGGAGGTTTGTTGTTTAAATTGTCACTCGTGCCTTTTCACGTATGGACCCCGGATGTATATGAATCGGCTCCTACTCCCCTGGTTTCATTCCTTTCGGTAGCACCCAAGGCTGCTGTAATCCTCGTCCTGATGAGGCTTGCCGGTGTTTTCCCGGAAGTTTACTTCCCGATCCTGGGTGGTATTGCATTGATTAGTATGACCTTTGGAAATGTGGCGGCATTGTGGCAGACCAATGCGCGCAGGCTGCTTGCCTACTCGTCCATTGCGCAGGCCGGCTACCTGCTGGTAGGTATTGCTGCTTACAGCCGTTTTGGCTTCGAAGCTGCGGTTTTTTATACCACCGCCTACCTGGTCATCAACCTGGCTGCCTTTTTCCTGATAGATCTGCTGCATCCGCGGGATACCACCAGGCTGGAACATTATGAAGGGCTTGGCAAAACCTCGGTGTGGATTTCTGGTATATTGACGGTAACAATGATTGCCCTGGCCGGCCTCCCGCCTACTGTCGGTTTTTCTTCCAAACTCTTTATTTTCTCGTCCCTGTGGGATAGTTACCGGGAGCAGCAGTTTCCATGGATGCTGTGGCTGCTCGTCGGCGGGATTCTTAATGCTGCTGTTTCCCTCGCTTACTACCTGCGGCTTCCGTATCTGTTGTTTTTCAAAGAGGCGGCGGCATACAACCCGGCTGAACAGCGCTTCTCGGGTAAGGTAGTGGCCGGAATGCTGCTGCTGCTCATCACACTTCTTTTTTTCAACCCCGAGTGGTTGATGACATGGATTTCTTCCTTCTGA
- a CDS encoding alkaline phosphatase family protein: protein MLLKKLMLSKALLLVACTTLFAQNKPKKAVFIIVDGISADTKESVKTPNLDLIAKTGGYSRAYVGGGKGTYSETPTISAVGYNSLLTGTWANKHNVWDNKIDKPNYHYWTIFRLFSEQYPARKTAVFSSWLDNRTKLVGEGLTETGKLRLTYSFDGLELDTVNRPHDKDAAYMHQIDEKVVDEAAAYLENTGPDLTWVYLEYTDDMGHKYGDSEQFHKAVGMMDAQIGRLWKSIQLREKQFNEDWQIFITTDHGRDAQTGKGHGGQSDRERSTWIVTNAKGLNTRFKAGVPQTTPQITLPAIVDIMPTMARHLDLNIPKEQLFELDGVPLTGKISIAEPVLKKENNQISISWTARDTEGGVKIWAATTNHFREGGRDLYYLMGEAKVTDQKAVIDVSKFKSGLYKIVLEGKYNTVNRWIVEK from the coding sequence ATGCTGCTTAAAAAACTGATGCTCAGCAAGGCGCTGCTTCTGGTTGCCTGTACCACGCTTTTTGCCCAAAACAAACCCAAAAAGGCAGTTTTTATAATCGTTGATGGTATATCTGCGGATACCAAAGAGTCTGTAAAAACCCCGAACCTTGACCTGATTGCCAAAACCGGAGGATACTCCCGTGCATATGTAGGGGGTGGAAAAGGTACTTACTCCGAGACACCTACCATTTCGGCAGTAGGTTATAACAGCCTGCTTACCGGTACCTGGGCCAACAAGCACAATGTATGGGACAACAAAATCGACAAGCCCAATTATCATTACTGGACCATTTTCCGACTTTTTTCTGAACAGTACCCTGCCCGCAAAACCGCCGTTTTCTCCTCCTGGCTCGATAACCGCACCAAGCTTGTAGGCGAAGGTCTGACGGAGACGGGCAAGCTGAGGCTTACCTATTCCTTCGACGGGCTCGAACTGGATACTGTTAACCGACCGCACGACAAAGATGCGGCGTACATGCACCAGATCGACGAAAAAGTAGTGGACGAAGCAGCGGCTTACCTGGAAAATACAGGTCCGGACCTTACCTGGGTTTACCTGGAATATACCGATGACATGGGCCACAAGTATGGGGACAGCGAGCAGTTTCACAAAGCTGTGGGAATGATGGACGCGCAGATCGGGAGGTTATGGAAGTCCATTCAGCTCCGTGAAAAGCAGTTTAATGAAGACTGGCAGATTTTTATCACCACCGATCACGGCCGCGATGCGCAAACGGGTAAAGGCCATGGCGGACAGTCCGACCGGGAGAGAAGTACCTGGATCGTTACAAATGCAAAAGGGTTGAATACCCGCTTTAAAGCCGGAGTACCTCAAACAACCCCGCAAATTACCTTACCGGCCATTGTGGACATCATGCCTACCATGGCTCGCCACCTTGACCTCAACATTCCAAAAGAACAGCTGTTTGAGCTGGATGGTGTTCCGCTGACGGGCAAGATATCCATTGCGGAACCTGTGCTCAAAAAAGAAAACAATCAGATCAGCATCAGCTGGACCGCGCGAGACACAGAAGGTGGCGTGAAGATCTGGGCGGCCACAACCAACCATTTCCGTGAAGGCGGCCGTGACCTGTACTATCTTATGGGAGAAGCCAAAGTCACTGATCAAAAAGCGGTCATTGATGTTTCAAAGTTCAAATCCGGGCTTTACAAGATTGTGCTGGAAGGAAAATACAATACCGTCAACCGCTGGATTGTGGAGAAATAG
- the ffh gene encoding signal recognition particle protein — MFENLQDKLNNAFRTLKGKDRISDINVAATTKEVRKALVDADVNFKVAKEITDRIREKALDRKILISVEPGQMFVKIVQEELTDLMGGQAEGINIKGDPAVILIAGLQGSGKTTFSGKLATLLKKQGRQVLLTACDVYRPAAIDQLKVLGEQVGVEVYSEPENKNAVQIAQNAVSYARKIGKKIVIVDTAGRLAVDEVMMKEVEDIKSAVKPSEILFVVDSMTGQDAVNTARTFNERLDFDGVVLTKLDGDARGGAALSIRQVVEKPIKYISTGEKMEALDSFYPDRMASRILGMGDVISLVERAQQAFDEDEAKRINAKMRQNKFDFDDFLGQLQQIKKMGNVKDLIGMIPGMGNAMKDLDISNESFKPIEAIIQSMTKKERENPDMIDGSRKKRIAAGSGTTILQVNNLIKQFDEMRRMMKKMNTMQAAGKLGKAVRR, encoded by the coding sequence ATGTTTGAAAACTTACAGGATAAGCTTAATAACGCCTTTCGCACACTAAAAGGAAAGGACCGGATTTCAGATATCAACGTCGCCGCCACTACCAAGGAAGTTCGTAAAGCCCTGGTGGACGCGGATGTTAACTTTAAGGTTGCCAAGGAAATTACCGACCGCATCCGGGAAAAAGCCCTCGACCGCAAAATCCTGATCTCGGTGGAGCCCGGCCAAATGTTTGTCAAGATTGTTCAGGAGGAGCTTACCGACCTGATGGGCGGGCAGGCCGAGGGAATCAATATTAAGGGAGACCCGGCAGTTATCCTGATTGCTGGTTTACAGGGGTCAGGTAAAACAACTTTTTCGGGTAAACTGGCCACATTGCTCAAAAAGCAGGGCCGGCAGGTGCTTCTTACTGCCTGCGACGTGTACCGCCCTGCGGCCATCGACCAGCTGAAAGTACTGGGTGAGCAGGTAGGCGTGGAAGTATATTCAGAGCCGGAAAACAAAAATGCGGTTCAGATCGCACAGAATGCGGTTTCATATGCCCGCAAAATCGGGAAGAAGATCGTAATCGTCGATACTGCCGGTCGTCTGGCTGTGGATGAGGTGATGATGAAAGAGGTGGAAGACATCAAGTCTGCCGTAAAACCTTCGGAAATCCTGTTTGTGGTAGACTCCATGACGGGCCAGGATGCGGTGAATACCGCCCGTACCTTCAACGAAAGACTGGATTTTGACGGGGTTGTCCTTACCAAACTCGACGGTGATGCCCGTGGTGGTGCGGCTTTGTCGATCCGGCAGGTGGTTGAAAAGCCGATCAAATACATCAGTACCGGGGAGAAAATGGAGGCACTCGACTCCTTTTACCCTGATCGTATGGCCAGCCGGATCCTGGGTATGGGTGATGTGATCTCCCTCGTGGAGCGCGCCCAGCAGGCTTTCGACGAAGACGAGGCCAAGCGGATCAATGCCAAAATGCGTCAGAATAAGTTTGATTTTGACGATTTCCTCGGCCAGCTGCAGCAGATTAAAAAGATGGGTAATGTAAAAGACCTGATTGGTATGATACCTGGAATGGGTAATGCCATGAAGGACCTGGATATCAGCAATGAGTCCTTCAAACCCATTGAGGCAATTATCCAGTCGATGACCAAAAAAGAGCGTGAAAATCCGGATATGATTGACGGAAGCCGCAAAAAGCGCATTGCAGCAGGTAGCGGCACCACCATCCTGCAAGTCAACAACCTCATCAAACAGTTTGATGAAATGCGCAGGATGATGAAAAAAATGAATACCATGCAAGCTGCCGGCAAGCTCGGCAAAGCAGTGCGCCGCTAA
- a CDS encoding DUF6787 family protein, with amino-acid sequence MQTGQKNAQPWLGKMQEKWGLETTRQVLLVLAVFSLSGSSVVWLRKGLFHLLGYDETTPMWLKTITYILFIFPTYQSLLLLYGFLLGQFSFFWEKEKKMFRWIAAKFKG; translated from the coding sequence ATGCAAACCGGACAAAAAAACGCACAGCCCTGGTTGGGTAAAATGCAGGAAAAATGGGGATTGGAAACAACCAGGCAGGTTCTTCTTGTACTTGCAGTGTTCAGCTTGTCGGGCTCGTCAGTCGTCTGGCTGAGAAAAGGGCTCTTTCATTTGCTGGGCTATGATGAAACGACGCCCATGTGGCTCAAAACCATTACTTACATTCTCTTCATTTTCCCTACTTACCAGAGCCTGCTGCTGCTGTACGGTTTTCTGCTGGGCCAGTTCTCGTTTTTCTGGGAAAAAGAAAAGAAAATGTTCCGCTGGATCGCTGCAAAATTCAAAGGATAA
- a CDS encoding MotA/TolQ/ExbB proton channel family protein gives MMLLQALTDSTVAAPVADQGLSVIDLLAKGGWVMLPLGLLFLATLFLIIERFLGIGANGKIEHQFVDNVKDFIQQGNLKSAESLCRNQRNAAGRILERAIGRIGYPIKDIETTIENASQIEIQRMEGNLPYLGVIAGIAPMLGFVGTISGIIRIFYDISISNDFNISTIAGGMYEKMITSGSGLIIGLIAYAGYHLLNMKIDRFALRLQMAASDFLDVLQKPVAAK, from the coding sequence ATGATGCTTCTTCAAGCACTTACTGACTCTACCGTGGCAGCGCCTGTAGCTGACCAGGGGCTTTCCGTTATTGACCTTCTTGCCAAAGGCGGGTGGGTAATGCTTCCGCTTGGATTGCTGTTTCTGGCTACTCTTTTCCTGATCATTGAGCGTTTTCTCGGGATTGGTGCCAATGGAAAGATAGAGCATCAGTTTGTCGATAATGTAAAAGATTTTATTCAGCAGGGAAACCTGAAATCGGCCGAGTCACTGTGCCGTAACCAGCGCAATGCTGCCGGCCGTATTCTGGAAAGGGCAATCGGGCGCATCGGATACCCGATCAAAGACATTGAAACAACCATTGAAAATGCAAGCCAGATCGAGATTCAGCGGATGGAAGGTAACCTTCCTTACCTGGGTGTGATCGCGGGTATTGCGCCTATGCTTGGTTTTGTGGGTACAATTTCGGGTATCATCCGTATTTTTTACGACATTTCTATTTCCAACGACTTTAATATCAGTACCATCGCAGGTGGTATGTATGAGAAAATGATCACATCCGGATCCGGTCTGATCATCGGTCTGATCGCTTATGCAGGGTATCACCTCCTGAACATGAAGATCGACCGTTTTGCGTTAAGACTGCAGATGGCGGCGTCGGACTTTCTTGATGTATTACAGAAACCCGTTGCAGCTAAATAA
- a CDS encoding ExbD/TolR family protein, with protein MKIRRKSRFAPEVFTHSLNDIMFFLLLFFLIISTMSNPNVIKLMLPKASATQQMYKKQITLSVDENKGYFIDKEPIPFDRLEAELQSIFANVEERTVVLRVDKNLAVQDLVDVLELGAKNDIKMVMATAK; from the coding sequence ATGAAAATACGTCGAAAGAGCCGGTTTGCGCCCGAAGTTTTTACGCACTCCCTCAACGATATTATGTTTTTCCTGCTACTGTTCTTTTTGATCATCTCCACGATGTCCAATCCGAACGTAATCAAGCTGATGCTGCCCAAAGCATCGGCTACGCAGCAGATGTATAAGAAGCAGATTACCTTATCGGTAGATGAAAACAAAGGTTACTTTATTGACAAGGAGCCTATCCCGTTTGACAGGCTGGAAGCCGAACTGCAGAGTATTTTTGCCAATGTGGAAGAACGTACGGTAGTACTGCGGGTTGATAAAAATCTGGCCGTACAGGATCTGGTGGATGTACTGGAACTGGGTGCCAAAAATGATATCAAGATGGTGATGGCTACTGCAAAGTAG
- a CDS encoding Gfo/Idh/MocA family protein, with translation MTKFKAAIIGGGHIAEQNHIPALKTLSDRVEIIAICGRDLEKTKLLTAKYGIPHAFDQPDEMYAAAAPDIIINATANNLHYPFTIQALNNNCHVLCEKPPALHADQAREMADLASSKNKVLAYNFQLRQTPEYALLSRLKQEGQLGQIYHIKAHFLRRRGIPGWGNFTNKEIQGGGALMDLGVHVLDLALGLLDYPIPAKVLANTYDYIGKKGGKGLMGTWDPATFEVEDACFAHLSFADNASIMLSAAFALNTKLEKSVNLEVFGTRGGATLHPPALYTDMGDELTDMHFNHLEETDIQLKNTMAFLDACEGKPSNICQAEEGAILQGIVERIYNSADKGGRE, from the coding sequence ATGACAAAATTCAAAGCAGCGATCATCGGCGGGGGCCATATTGCCGAGCAAAACCACATTCCTGCGCTAAAAACACTTTCGGACAGGGTCGAGATCATTGCCATTTGCGGACGTGATCTGGAAAAGACAAAGCTGCTGACGGCTAAGTACGGCATTCCGCACGCATTTGACCAACCGGATGAAATGTATGCAGCAGCAGCACCGGACATCATTATCAATGCCACGGCCAACAACCTGCATTATCCCTTCACCATACAGGCACTTAACAACAACTGCCACGTACTTTGTGAAAAGCCACCCGCATTGCATGCCGATCAGGCGCGGGAAATGGCAGATCTTGCCAGCAGTAAAAACAAAGTCCTTGCCTACAACTTTCAACTGCGGCAGACACCCGAGTACGCATTATTATCCAGATTGAAACAGGAAGGTCAGCTTGGGCAGATTTACCATATCAAAGCCCACTTTCTAAGGCGAAGAGGAATACCCGGCTGGGGCAATTTTACCAATAAGGAAATTCAGGGAGGAGGCGCGCTCATGGATTTGGGCGTGCATGTACTTGACCTGGCGCTGGGCTTGCTCGACTACCCGATACCCGCCAAGGTGCTTGCCAATACGTATGATTACATTGGAAAAAAGGGCGGCAAGGGATTAATGGGTACATGGGACCCGGCTACTTTTGAAGTGGAGGATGCATGCTTTGCACATCTGTCATTCGCAGACAATGCCAGTATCATGCTATCGGCCGCATTTGCATTGAACACGAAACTGGAAAAGAGCGTCAACCTCGAAGTGTTTGGTACCAGAGGAGGTGCAACGCTGCATCCACCTGCATTGTATACGGACATGGGTGATGAGCTGACTGACATGCACTTCAACCATCTGGAAGAAACCGACATTCAACTTAAAAACACGATGGCATTCTTGGATGCCTGCGAAGGAAAACCCTCCAACATCTGCCAGGCCGAAGAAGGTGCGATTTTGCAGGGAATAGTGGAAAGGATTTATAATAGTGCGGATAAAGGAGGAAGGGAATAA
- a CDS encoding Uma2 family endonuclease, whose product MIATPYPSTATHKIGGQTVPNVLIHEVIDGKPLYRKGYREVLAKTKAVEDIMGSSSLQFYIIEYLLRILFKNLEEERFIIATNEAGIHIDKRNNIAGDILIYEKDVLTIDKINKSYAQVPPKISLEVDLSIELEDISENAYINLKTKKLLDFGTEKVIWFLTESRKVIIARPNEEWIISNWDVPVHILDDITCNIGAYLKEKGSEFA is encoded by the coding sequence ATGATAGCGACGCCATATCCGAGTACCGCCACTCATAAGATCGGCGGACAAACTGTACCCAACGTTTTAATTCATGAAGTAATCGACGGTAAGCCACTTTACCGCAAAGGCTACCGCGAAGTTCTTGCAAAAACGAAAGCAGTTGAGGATATAATGGGTTCAAGTTCATTGCAGTTTTACATCATTGAATATCTGTTGCGGATTTTGTTCAAAAACCTGGAAGAAGAACGTTTTATTATCGCAACAAATGAGGCAGGCATTCATATTGACAAGCGCAACAACATTGCAGGCGATATCCTGATTTATGAAAAAGATGTTCTTACGATTGATAAAATCAACAAAAGCTATGCGCAGGTACCTCCCAAAATTTCACTGGAAGTTGACCTGAGCATTGAGCTGGAAGACATCTCAGAAAATGCTTACATTAACCTGAAAACCAAAAAACTCCTCGACTTCGGTACCGAGAAGGTGATCTGGTTTCTGACAGAATCCAGAAAAGTGATTATCGCCCGGCCAAACGAGGAATGGATCATCAGCAACTGGGATGTGCCGGTTCACATACTGGATGATATCACCTGCAATATAGGCGCTTACCTTAAAGAAAAAGGCTCGGAATTTGCGTGA
- a CDS encoding Uma2 family endonuclease, whose translation MIATPYPSNASHKIGGQTVPNVLIHEVIDGKPLYRKGYREVLAKTKAVEDIMGSSSLQAFIITYLTIWIGRHMDDNKYTILSNEAGLHLDKGNNLAADLLIFDNHQLTIDKINKRYAGVCPKICIEVDISIALEDQSENAYINLKTKKLLDFGTEKVIWFLTESRKVIIAQLNEEWTISNWDVPVHILDDITCNVGAYLKEKGSEFA comes from the coding sequence ATGATAGCGACGCCATATCCGAGTAACGCCTCTCATAAGATCGGCGGACAAACTGTACCCAACGTTTTAATCCATGAAGTAATCGACGGTAAGCCCCTGTATCGCAAAGGCTACCGCGAAGTTCTTGCAAAAACGAAAGCAGTTGAGGATATAATGGGTTCAAGTTCATTGCAGGCATTTATCATTACCTATCTTACCATTTGGATAGGGAGGCACATGGATGATAATAAGTATACAATTTTATCCAATGAAGCAGGATTGCACCTGGACAAAGGCAACAACCTCGCCGCTGATTTGCTGATATTTGACAATCATCAACTTACCATTGATAAGATTAACAAGCGCTACGCTGGCGTTTGTCCTAAAATCTGCATTGAAGTAGATATCAGTATAGCACTGGAAGATCAATCTGAAAATGCCTACATCAATCTGAAAACCAAAAAGCTCCTGGACTTCGGTACCGAGAAGGTGATCTGGTTTCTGACAGAATCCAGAAAAGTGATTATCGCGCAGCTAAACGAAGAATGGACCATCAGCAACTGGGATGTGCCGGTTCACATACTGGATGATATCACCTGCAATGTAGGAGCATACCTGAAAGAAAAAGGCTCCGAATTTGCCTGA
- the pyk gene encoding pyruvate kinase, whose amino-acid sequence MSPKKTRIVATVGPTSESKETLYALAKAGVNVFRLNFSHGTHADHLLRLNTIRAINEEYGLNLAILQDLQGPKIRIGLVAEKDGVLIEPGHKLILSNTEVLGTAEKVSTPYDGMYNDVKIGDRILMDDGKLEVLVTGIDGSDVITEVIYGGYLKSKKGVNLPNTRVSMPSVTQKDYEDLDFGLENDVEWVALSFVRTAAEVIKVKEYIANKGKSAKLVAKIEKPEAILNIDEIIEATDAIMVARGDLGVELPAEEVPMIQKMIVDKCNRAGKPVIVATQMLESMIESPRATRAELNDVANSVLDGADAVMLSAETASGKYPLLAVESMTRTIEKVESSTNSIYFKHHAFVNESPGVNKLNDNVVMSACRLARDTQASAIIGITRSGYTSFRLSHHRPKASLLIFTSNKTLMNQLALYWGTKVYYYDKDQDISTDDLIEDIKTFLLEKGELQKGDVFINTLSMPVSRQRKTNTVKLSVVE is encoded by the coding sequence ATGTCTCCCAAAAAAACCAGAATTGTTGCAACCGTTGGCCCCACTTCGGAATCGAAAGAAACACTATATGCATTGGCGAAAGCAGGAGTTAATGTTTTTCGTCTCAATTTCTCACATGGTACCCACGCTGACCATCTTTTAAGACTTAATACCATCAGGGCAATTAATGAGGAGTATGGTTTGAATCTGGCCATTTTGCAGGATTTGCAGGGACCGAAAATCCGTATCGGTCTGGTAGCGGAAAAAGATGGTGTCCTGATCGAGCCGGGCCACAAGCTGATTCTTTCCAACACAGAAGTACTGGGAACTGCTGAAAAAGTGAGCACACCGTATGATGGGATGTACAATGATGTAAAAATCGGTGACCGTATCCTGATGGATGACGGAAAGCTGGAAGTACTGGTTACCGGCATTGATGGCAGCGATGTGATTACGGAAGTGATTTACGGCGGTTATCTGAAATCCAAAAAAGGCGTTAACCTCCCGAATACGCGCGTTTCAATGCCTTCGGTAACACAGAAAGATTACGAAGATCTGGATTTTGGACTGGAAAATGATGTGGAATGGGTTGCGTTATCCTTTGTACGGACAGCCGCTGAGGTAATCAAGGTTAAAGAATATATTGCCAATAAAGGAAAATCTGCAAAGCTGGTAGCCAAGATCGAAAAGCCGGAAGCTATTCTGAATATCGACGAAATTATCGAAGCTACCGACGCGATCATGGTGGCGCGTGGTGATTTGGGAGTGGAGCTTCCGGCTGAGGAAGTACCGATGATTCAGAAAATGATCGTTGACAAATGCAACAGGGCCGGTAAGCCGGTGATTGTAGCTACGCAGATGCTGGAAAGCATGATTGAAAGTCCGCGTGCTACCCGCGCCGAGCTCAACGACGTAGCCAACTCCGTACTTGACGGTGCCGATGCCGTGATGCTCAGTGCTGAAACAGCTTCCGGAAAATACCCGCTTCTTGCCGTGGAAAGTATGACTCGTACCATTGAGAAGGTAGAATCGTCGACAAACAGCATTTACTTCAAGCACCATGCATTTGTCAATGAAAGTCCGGGTGTAAACAAGTTGAATGACAATGTGGTTATGAGTGCGTGCCGCCTTGCCCGTGATACACAGGCAAGCGCGATCATCGGCATCACGCGTTCCGGATATACGTCCTTCCGCTTGTCACATCACCGTCCGAAGGCAAGCCTGCTGATTTTCACATCGAACAAGACGCTGATGAACCAACTTGCACTTTACTGGGGCACAAAGGTTTATTATTACGACAAAGATCAGGACATTTCTACCGACGATTTGATTGAGGATATCAAGACTTTCCTTCTTGAAAAAGGTGAGTTGCAAAAAGGCGATGTGTTTATCAACACGCTGAGTATGCCGGTATCGCGCCAGCGGAAAACAAACACCGTGAAGTTGAGTGTTGTAGAATAA